In the Streptomyces sp. f51 genome, one interval contains:
- a CDS encoding FtsX-like permease family protein, with amino-acid sequence MSARQWSRDLAMGARFAVTGGREAWVRVLLTAVGVGLGVALLLLTTAIPSALTSRHERERGRNDVTFSSVIKKKSDRTLLIATSDTTFRDEDVRGRMLEPEGARAPLPPGVSLFPAVGDMVVSPALDQLLKSPDGKLLRDRLGYRVSGTIADSGLVGPHELAYYAGADNLSATGETNGRIERIDSFGYSGPSEAMDPILVLLVLIVFVVLLMPVGVFIAAAVRFGGERRDRRLAALRLVGADGRMTRRIAAGEALAGALVGLALGAGFFLIGRQLAGLVMVFRISVFPGDLNPTPGLVVLVALAVPSAAVAVTLLALRGVVIEPLGVVRTARPSRRRLWWRLLLPLGGLAMLYPMIGQGRSNGNFNQYLVIGGVLLLLVGITALLPWVVEAVVARLNSGGVAWQLAIRRLQLSSGTAARMVNGIAVAVAGAIALQMLFAGVDDDYTKVSAQDLARAQMSVQVPGEVPMAEAVRLMSRTRGVTHTTALGRTELGDGRDEPEEQSTVSVGDCAALREAARLPSCKDGDIFAVGDARWDSSTAKLNKAGKRLYFDPSFGSGSKGKEIPWTVPTGVKRADSRRDPSGEERGGFLFTPGALPPQAASTVRGTVFLGLDESVPDVREFVRNSSARLDPLADPETWTATIQSKKFTSIRTGLFVGATCVLVLIGASLLISQLEQLRERKKLLSALVAFGTRRRTLSLSVLWQTAIPITLGLVLASIVGLTLGTVLLKMTGTRVSVDWASVLSMTGIGAGVVLLVTLLSLPPLIRLMRPDGLRTE; translated from the coding sequence ATGAGTGCCCGCCAGTGGTCCCGCGATCTCGCCATGGGCGCCAGGTTCGCGGTGACCGGCGGCCGTGAGGCCTGGGTGCGCGTCCTGCTGACGGCCGTCGGCGTCGGGCTCGGGGTGGCGCTGCTGCTGCTCACCACGGCGATACCCAGCGCCCTGACGTCCCGGCACGAGCGGGAACGCGGCCGCAACGACGTGACGTTCAGCTCGGTGATCAAGAAGAAGTCCGACCGTACGTTGCTCATCGCGACGTCGGACACCACCTTCCGCGACGAGGACGTCCGCGGCCGGATGCTCGAACCCGAAGGGGCGCGGGCGCCGTTGCCGCCGGGCGTGTCCTTGTTCCCCGCGGTCGGCGACATGGTCGTCTCGCCCGCTCTCGACCAGCTGCTGAAGTCTCCTGACGGCAAGCTGTTGCGCGACCGGCTCGGCTACCGCGTCAGCGGCACCATCGCGGACAGCGGGCTCGTGGGCCCGCACGAACTCGCCTACTACGCGGGCGCCGACAACCTGAGCGCGACCGGCGAGACCAACGGCCGCATCGAACGCATCGACTCGTTCGGGTACAGCGGGCCGTCGGAGGCGATGGACCCCATCCTCGTGTTGCTCGTGCTCATCGTCTTCGTGGTGCTGCTGATGCCGGTCGGCGTCTTCATCGCCGCGGCCGTACGGTTCGGCGGCGAGCGGCGCGACCGGCGGCTGGCGGCACTGCGGCTGGTCGGCGCGGACGGACGGATGACGCGCCGGATCGCGGCCGGCGAGGCGCTGGCCGGAGCGCTGGTCGGGCTGGCCCTCGGCGCGGGGTTCTTCCTGATCGGACGTCAGCTCGCGGGCCTGGTGATGGTCTTCAGGATCAGCGTCTTCCCCGGCGACCTCAACCCGACGCCCGGGCTGGTGGTGCTGGTGGCCCTCGCCGTCCCGTCCGCCGCGGTCGCGGTGACGCTCCTCGCGCTGCGCGGGGTCGTCATCGAACCGCTCGGAGTGGTGCGCACGGCGCGGCCGTCACGGCGCCGGCTGTGGTGGCGCCTGCTGCTGCCGCTGGGCGGCCTCGCGATGCTCTACCCGATGATCGGGCAGGGGCGGTCCAACGGGAACTTCAACCAGTACCTCGTCATCGGCGGAGTCCTGCTGCTGCTCGTCGGCATCACCGCGCTGCTGCCCTGGGTGGTCGAGGCGGTCGTCGCCCGGCTGAACTCGGGCGGCGTGGCCTGGCAACTGGCCATCCGCAGACTTCAGTTGAGCAGCGGCACCGCTGCCCGCATGGTGAACGGCATCGCGGTCGCGGTGGCCGGCGCGATCGCCCTTCAGATGCTGTTCGCCGGCGTCGACGACGACTACACCAAGGTCAGCGCCCAGGATCTCGCCCGGGCCCAGATGTCCGTCCAGGTGCCGGGCGAGGTGCCCATGGCCGAGGCCGTCCGGCTGATGTCCCGGACCAGGGGCGTCACGCACACGACGGCCCTCGGACGGACCGAACTGGGCGACGGACGCGACGAGCCCGAGGAGCAGTCGACCGTGTCGGTCGGCGACTGCGCGGCCCTGCGGGAGGCGGCCCGGCTGCCCTCCTGCAAGGACGGCGACATCTTCGCGGTGGGGGACGCCAGGTGGGACTCGTCCACCGCGAAGCTGAACAAGGCCGGCAAGAGGCTCTACTTCGACCCGTCCTTCGGTTCCGGCAGCAAGGGGAAGGAGATTCCCTGGACCGTGCCGACGGGCGTCAAGCGGGCGGACTCGCGCAGGGACCCGTCCGGCGAGGAGCGCGGAGGCTTCCTGTTCACGCCCGGCGCGCTGCCCCCGCAGGCCGCTTCGACGGTGCGGGGAACGGTCTTCCTGGGGCTCGACGAGTCGGTGCCGGACGTCCGTGAGTTCGTCCGCAACAGCTCGGCACGACTCGACCCGCTGGCCGACCCCGAGACGTGGACGGCGACGATCCAGTCCAAGAAGTTCACGTCCATCCGCACGGGCCTGTTCGTCGGCGCGACCTGCGTCCTCGTGCTGATCGGCGCGAGCCTGCTGATCTCCCAGCTGGAGCAGCTGCGCGAGCGCAAGAAGCTGCTGTCGGCACTGGTCGCCTTCGGCACCCGGCGCCGCACGCTGAGCCTGTCGGTGCTGTGGCAGACCGCTATCCCGATCACGCTGGGGCTCGTCCTCGCGTCGATCGTGGGCCTCACCCTCGGCACGGTCCTGCTCAAGATGACGGGCACACGGGTGAGCGTGGACTGGGCGAGCGTGCTGTCGATGACCGGGATCGGCGCCGGGGTCGTACTTCTGGTGACCCTGCTCAGCCTGCCGCCGCTGATCCGGCTGATGCGGCCGGACGGTCTGCGCACGGAGTAG
- a CDS encoding ABC transporter ATP-binding protein codes for MTEVTAPPGSLLTATDLRKTYGPTTALDGAAFSIHPGEVVAVMGPSGSGKSTLLHCLAGIVTPDSGSITYDGREMATMNDAQRSALRRSAFGFVFQFGQLVPELSCVENVALPLRLNGTGRKEAERTALSWMERLEVDDLKDKRPGEVSGGQGQRVAVARSLVTSPRVLFADEPTGALDSLNGERVMELLTDAARSTNAAVVLVTHEARVAAYSDREVVVRDGRSRDMERIV; via the coding sequence ATGACCGAGGTCACCGCTCCCCCGGGCTCCCTGCTCACCGCCACGGACCTGCGCAAGACGTACGGCCCGACCACCGCGCTGGACGGAGCCGCGTTCTCCATCCACCCCGGCGAGGTCGTCGCCGTGATGGGCCCCTCCGGCTCCGGCAAGTCCACCTTGCTCCACTGCCTCGCCGGCATCGTCACGCCCGACTCCGGTTCGATCACGTACGACGGCCGCGAGATGGCGACGATGAACGACGCTCAGCGGAGCGCGCTGCGGCGCTCCGCGTTCGGGTTCGTCTTCCAGTTCGGCCAGCTCGTGCCGGAACTGAGCTGCGTCGAGAACGTCGCGCTGCCCCTGCGGCTGAACGGTACGGGCCGCAAGGAGGCCGAGCGCACCGCGCTGTCCTGGATGGAGCGGCTGGAGGTCGACGACCTCAAGGACAAGCGGCCGGGCGAGGTCTCCGGCGGCCAGGGCCAGCGCGTCGCCGTCGCCCGTTCACTGGTGACCAGCCCCCGGGTGCTGTTCGCCGACGAGCCGACCGGCGCGCTCGACTCCCTCAACGGCGAGCGCGTGATGGAGCTGCTGACCGACGCGGCCCGTTCGACGAACGCCGCCGTCGTGCTCGTCACCCACGAGGCGCGCGTGGCCGCGTACTCGGACCGCGAGGTCGTCGTACGGGACGGCAGGTCCAGGGACATGGAGCGGATCGTATGA
- a CDS encoding PadR family transcriptional regulator, with the protein MSIGHTLLGLLESGPRHGYDLKRAFDEKFGHDRPLHYGQVYSTMSRLLKNGLVELDGIEAGDGPERKRYAITEAGVTDVERWLATPETPEPYLQSTLYTKVVLALLTRRDASELLDSQRSEHLRMMRMLTERKRKGDLADQLICDHALFHLEADLRWLELTAARLDKLAEAVTAR; encoded by the coding sequence ATGTCCATCGGTCACACCCTTCTAGGGCTCCTGGAGTCCGGGCCGCGCCACGGTTACGACCTGAAGCGGGCCTTCGACGAGAAATTCGGTCACGACCGGCCGCTGCATTACGGCCAGGTCTACTCGACGATGTCCCGGCTGCTGAAGAACGGGCTCGTCGAACTCGACGGGATCGAGGCGGGCGACGGGCCCGAGCGCAAGCGGTACGCGATCACCGAGGCCGGGGTCACCGACGTGGAGCGCTGGCTCGCGACGCCGGAGACACCCGAGCCGTACCTCCAGTCGACCCTCTACACCAAGGTCGTCCTCGCCCTGCTGACCCGCCGGGACGCGAGCGAGCTCCTCGACAGCCAGCGTTCGGAGCACCTGCGGATGATGCGCATGCTGACCGAGCGCAAGCGCAAGGGCGACCTGGCCGATCAGCTGATCTGCGACCACGCCCTCTTCCACCTGGAGGCCGACCTGCGGTGGCTGGAACTGACCGCCGCGCGCCTCGACAAGCTCGCCGAGGCGGTGACGGCCCGATGA
- a CDS encoding transglycosylase domain-containing protein — MGRAEERRARQAQGRRAAPQRSSGNESAGSGPGGKAGGKPRRTGIRRFVNWKTILGSFLGFCLLGMGGFIVLYMVVSVPEGNAAAKRQSNIYKYSNGSLLGRSGKVNREIVDLSKVPKSVQKTFVAAENKTFYGDSGIDLKGTARGLINTLSGKGKQGGSTITQQYVKNYYLSQDQTVTRKLKEMVISLKVDRQKSKDDILAGYINTSYYGRNAYGIQAAAQAYYRVDAQKLTVAQGAYLASLLQAPSQYDWAVASKTGKRLVQARWNYTLDNMVQMHWLDAGERAGLKFPVPREPKGAPGMEGETGYLMTEAKSELAQQLVSQGSADNLSDANAKIDAGGWTITLNIDPKKQALLESTVKRQLTSKLDPKKRKVDANMQAGAVSVDPKTGKIVAMYGGTDYFKHYINNATRHDYQAASTFKPMIFAAALEEAAKTRSGQPITANTIYDGTNRRPVVGSDIGFAPPNEDEHSYGPVTVQTAMNKSINSVFAQMGVDVGMDEVLKVAGKLGMNTKNLQAVPAQTLGSMGASPLEMAGAYATLDNHGKKVTPSIVASAEHKDTSVTMPDPIGERVISEEAADTVTSVLTGVVDDGTARVSVRDNPSRDGQVVAGKTGTSDNNKSAWFTGYTPNLVTSVLLFGEDAKTHAQVSMKGATGLYLEGGRVNGGGYPAKIWAAYTFEAMAGNVTKFDLNTTSGAAVAPTELPTATQSPSSTPSSTPTTREPTTQPPTTSSPPSPTDEPTTTPPTTTSPSSPSSSPSSGVLDNPFGQANP; from the coding sequence ATGGGACGAGCTGAAGAGAGACGAGCGCGGCAGGCGCAGGGCCGCCGCGCGGCGCCCCAGCGCTCGTCCGGGAACGAGTCGGCGGGCTCCGGTCCCGGAGGGAAGGCGGGCGGCAAGCCCCGCCGCACCGGTATACGCCGGTTCGTGAACTGGAAGACGATCCTCGGGTCGTTCCTCGGCTTCTGCCTGCTCGGCATGGGCGGCTTCATCGTGCTGTACATGGTGGTCTCGGTGCCCGAGGGCAACGCGGCCGCGAAGCGCCAGAGCAACATCTACAAGTACAGCAACGGCTCGCTGCTCGGGCGCAGCGGCAAGGTCAACCGCGAGATAGTCGACCTGTCCAAGGTGCCCAAGAGCGTCCAGAAGACGTTCGTCGCCGCCGAGAACAAGACCTTCTACGGAGACTCGGGCATCGACCTGAAGGGCACCGCCCGAGGTCTGATCAACACCCTCTCAGGCAAGGGCAAGCAGGGTGGTTCGACGATCACCCAGCAGTACGTGAAGAACTACTACCTCAGCCAGGACCAGACCGTCACGCGCAAGCTGAAGGAAATGGTCATCTCGCTGAAGGTGGACCGCCAGAAGTCCAAGGACGACATCCTGGCCGGCTACATCAACACCAGCTACTACGGCCGCAACGCGTACGGCATCCAGGCGGCGGCGCAGGCGTACTACCGCGTCGACGCCCAGAAGCTCACGGTCGCGCAGGGCGCCTACCTCGCCTCGCTGCTCCAGGCCCCGAGCCAGTACGACTGGGCGGTCGCCTCGAAGACCGGCAAGCGGCTGGTCCAGGCCCGCTGGAACTACACCCTCGACAACATGGTCCAGATGCACTGGCTCGACGCGGGCGAGCGCGCGGGTCTGAAGTTCCCGGTGCCCAGGGAGCCCAAGGGCGCTCCGGGCATGGAGGGCGAGACCGGCTATCTGATGACCGAGGCCAAGAGCGAGCTCGCGCAGCAGCTGGTCTCCCAGGGCTCGGCCGACAACCTCAGCGACGCCAACGCCAAGATCGACGCCGGTGGCTGGACCATCACGCTGAACATCGACCCCAAGAAGCAGGCGCTGCTGGAGTCGACGGTCAAGCGGCAGCTGACCAGCAAGCTGGACCCGAAGAAGCGCAAGGTCGACGCCAACATGCAGGCCGGTGCCGTGTCGGTCGACCCCAAGACCGGCAAGATCGTCGCGATGTACGGCGGCACGGACTACTTCAAGCACTACATCAACAACGCGACGCGCCACGACTACCAGGCCGCGTCGACGTTCAAGCCGATGATCTTCGCGGCGGCCCTCGAAGAGGCGGCCAAGACGCGCTCCGGGCAGCCGATCACCGCGAACACGATCTACGACGGCACCAACCGCCGTCCCGTGGTCGGCAGCGACATCGGCTTCGCGCCGCCGAACGAGGACGAGCACAGCTACGGCCCCGTCACCGTGCAGACCGCGATGAACAAGTCCATCAACTCCGTCTTCGCGCAGATGGGCGTCGACGTCGGCATGGACGAGGTGCTGAAGGTCGCCGGCAAGCTCGGCATGAACACCAAGAACCTCCAGGCGGTGCCCGCCCAGACCCTCGGCTCCATGGGCGCGAGCCCGCTGGAGATGGCGGGGGCGTACGCCACGCTCGACAACCACGGCAAGAAGGTCACCCCGTCGATCGTGGCCTCGGCCGAGCACAAGGACACCTCGGTCACGATGCCGGACCCGATCGGCGAGCGGGTCATCAGCGAGGAGGCCGCCGACACGGTCACCTCGGTGCTGACCGGCGTGGTCGACGACGGTACGGCCCGGGTGTCGGTGCGGGACAACCCGTCCCGCGACGGCCAGGTGGTCGCCGGCAAGACCGGTACGTCCGACAACAACAAGTCGGCCTGGTTCACCGGCTACACGCCGAACCTGGTCACCTCGGTGCTGCTGTTCGGCGAGGACGCGAAGACCCACGCCCAGGTGTCCATGAAGGGCGCCACCGGCCTCTACCTGGAGGGCGGCCGCGTCAACGGCGGTGGCTACCCGGCGAAGATCTGGGCGGCCTACACGTTCGAGGCGATGGCGGGGAACGTCACCAAGTTCGACCTGAACACCACGTCGGGCGCGGCGGTGGCGCCGACCGAACTCCCCACCGCCACCCAGTCGCCGTCCAGCACCCCGTCGTCGACCCCGACCACGCGGGAACCGACGACACAGCCGCCCACCACGAGCAGCCCGCCGTCCCCCACGGACGAGCCGACGACGACCCCGCCGACGACGACGAGCCCGTCCTCGCCGTCGAGTTCGCCCAGCAGCGGCGTCCTGGACAATCCGTTCGGCCAGGCCAACCCGTAG
- a CDS encoding peptidase inhibitor family I36 protein, whose protein sequence is MIRTRLTTALLAAAATGALLLTAGPVASADETGPEPTATATQEPSTQDPSTPAAEPANPVIAEYDGRKINLAESWEGADSCTELPSGEVHCYDTTKEAQTDPALPASVRRATRAAVATQAATAPDRCVADYWCLYADADYKGKIIRLSSSGRHDLSEWGFRDKVSSVYYWVLRWNLNYGTATIWDYRSGVLHDRQRDLLPPHGWADFTNMDYPGGGNWNDKVDNFEVKRA, encoded by the coding sequence TTGATACGCACACGCCTGACCACCGCCCTGCTGGCCGCCGCCGCGACCGGCGCACTGCTGCTCACCGCCGGACCGGTGGCGTCCGCGGACGAGACCGGCCCCGAGCCGACGGCCACGGCCACGCAGGAGCCTTCGACGCAGGACCCCTCGACCCCCGCCGCCGAGCCGGCGAACCCGGTGATCGCCGAGTACGACGGGCGGAAGATCAACCTGGCCGAGTCCTGGGAGGGTGCCGACAGCTGCACCGAGCTCCCCAGCGGCGAGGTCCACTGCTACGACACGACGAAGGAAGCGCAGACCGACCCCGCGCTGCCCGCCTCGGTCCGCAGGGCGACCCGCGCCGCCGTCGCCACGCAGGCCGCCACCGCGCCCGACCGGTGCGTCGCCGACTACTGGTGCCTGTACGCGGACGCCGACTACAAGGGCAAGATCATTCGCCTGAGCAGCAGCGGCAGGCACGACCTGAGCGAGTGGGGCTTCCGCGACAAGGTGAGCTCCGTCTACTACTGGGTCCTGCGCTGGAACCTCAACTACGGGACCGCCACCATCTGGGACTACCGGTCGGGCGTCCTGCACGACCGGCAGCGCGACCTGCTTCCCCCGCACGGCTGGGCCGACTTCACGAACATGGACTACCCGGGCGGCGGCAACTGGAACGACAAGGTCGACAACTTCGAGGTCAAGCGCGCCTGA
- a CDS encoding catalase: MTQASRKAPYTTNNVGIPVESDEHSLTVGPDGPILLQDHYLIEKMAQFNRERVPERVVHAKGSGAYGFFEVTNDVSQFTKAGLFQPGARTDMLARFSTVAGEQGSPDTWRDPRGFALKFYTEHGNYDMVGNNTPVFFVRDTIKFQDFIRSQKRHPVTGLRDHDMQWDFWTLSPESAHQVTWLMGDRGIPKTYRHMNGYSSHTYMWINGGGERFWVKYHFKTDQGIGFLTQAEADELAGSDPDRHRRDLFESIESGHAPSWTLKVQIMPFEDAADYRFNPFDLTKVWPHGDYPLIEVGRMVLDRNPEDYFVHIEQAAFEPSNMVPGIGPSPDKMLLGRLFSYPDTHRYRIGPNYSQLPPNRPRSPVNSYAKDGPMRYEPSQAARPYAPNSYGGPAADYDGRFGDPASWRTAGELVREAYALHREDDDWGQAGTMVRQVLDDAARDRLVDNVSGHLKAGVSRPVLERAFQYWRNVDKETGDRIARSVDGG; the protein is encoded by the coding sequence GTGACGCAGGCATCCCGCAAGGCTCCGTACACGACGAACAACGTCGGGATCCCGGTGGAGAGCGACGAACACTCGCTCACCGTCGGCCCCGACGGCCCGATCCTGCTCCAGGACCACTACCTCATCGAGAAGATGGCGCAGTTCAACCGGGAGCGGGTGCCCGAGCGGGTGGTGCACGCCAAGGGCAGCGGCGCGTACGGATTCTTCGAAGTGACCAACGACGTCAGTCAGTTCACGAAGGCCGGTCTGTTCCAGCCGGGCGCTCGCACCGACATGCTGGCGCGCTTCTCGACCGTCGCGGGCGAGCAGGGCTCCCCCGACACCTGGCGCGACCCTCGCGGCTTCGCGCTGAAGTTCTACACCGAGCACGGCAATTACGACATGGTGGGCAACAACACCCCGGTCTTCTTCGTCCGTGACACGATCAAGTTCCAGGACTTCATCCGCTCGCAGAAGCGCCATCCGGTGACCGGGCTGCGCGACCACGACATGCAGTGGGACTTCTGGACGCTCTCGCCCGAGTCCGCGCATCAGGTGACCTGGCTGATGGGCGACCGGGGCATCCCGAAGACGTACCGCCACATGAACGGCTACAGCTCCCACACCTACATGTGGATCAACGGCGGCGGTGAACGGTTCTGGGTGAAGTACCACTTCAAGACCGATCAGGGCATCGGCTTCCTCACCCAGGCGGAGGCCGACGAGCTCGCGGGGTCGGACCCGGACAGGCACCGCCGTGACCTGTTCGAGTCGATCGAGTCCGGCCACGCGCCGAGCTGGACGCTGAAGGTCCAGATCATGCCGTTCGAGGACGCGGCGGACTACCGGTTCAACCCGTTCGACCTGACGAAGGTCTGGCCGCACGGGGACTATCCGCTGATCGAAGTCGGCCGCATGGTCCTGGACCGCAATCCCGAGGACTACTTCGTCCACATCGAGCAGGCCGCCTTCGAGCCCTCGAACATGGTGCCCGGCATCGGGCCCTCGCCGGACAAGATGCTGCTGGGCCGGCTGTTCTCCTACCCGGACACCCACCGCTACCGGATAGGCCCCAACTACAGCCAACTGCCGCCCAACCGGCCGCGTTCCCCCGTGAACTCGTACGCCAAGGACGGACCGATGCGCTACGAGCCGTCGCAGGCGGCCCGCCCGTACGCGCCGAACTCCTACGGCGGGCCCGCGGCCGACTACGACGGCCGGTTCGGTGACCCGGCGAGCTGGCGGACCGCGGGTGAGCTGGTGCGCGAGGCGTACGCGCTCCACCGGGAGGACGACGACTGGGGCCAGGCGGGCACGATGGTCCGCCAGGTGCTGGACGACGCTGCCCGGGACCGGCTGGTGGACAACGTGAGCGGTCATCTCAAGGCCGGTGTCAGCCGCCCGGTGCTGGAGCGCGCCTTCCAGTACTGGCGCAACGTGGACAAGGAGACCGGCGACCGGATCGCCCGGAGCGTCGACGGAGGCTGA
- a CDS encoding ATP-binding SpoIIE family protein phosphatase — MTEHPTSHERRQSGAGPADPRGALLRTSEPPSQLPGSGALPVQARTGDAPRGSGASKPRGKRGKAGGQVSADAGVSASSGTDAPPPSPAPSGRGSEHSQPSATEPDTHRPRPAPEGIPIQPDAEQGRSARATGGKERRTGQGVPHGGPMPMRRDGDRLRFVGAATRRIARGIDLDEIVMGLCRATVPTFSDAILVYLRDPLPVGDERPTGPLVLRLRRTDRIPEERDTESGFLPALRPEPSELSALTAELCEVRPGGALAEVLRGVRPVFADAPAARAALPELLGDDLPVPSGQRAILAPLRGRRRVIGAALFLRRPERLAFEADDLLVAAQLATHSALGIDKAVLYGREAYIADELQRTMLPETLPRPTGVRLASRYLPAAETARVGGDWYDAIPLPGSRVALVVGDVMGHSMTSAAIMGQLRTTAQTLAGLDLPPQEVLHHLDEQAQRLGTDRMATCLYAVYDPVSHRITIANAGHPPPVLLHLGGRAEVLRVPPGAPIGVGGVDFEAVELDAPAGATLLLYTDGLVESRLRDVWTGIEQLREKLAAVAALTGPDHPPPLEALCDEVLDMLGPGDRDDDIALLAARFDGIAPSDVAYWFLEPEDAAPGRARRLARRALARWGMEDMTDSVELLVSEVVTNAVRYASRPVTLRLLRTDVLRCEVGDDVPQLPRLRQARATDEGGRGLFLVNRLARRWGATRLSTGKVVWFELNRN; from the coding sequence GTGACGGAGCACCCCACCTCGCACGAGCGCCGGCAGAGCGGCGCCGGCCCCGCGGACCCTCGCGGGGCGCTCCTGCGTACCTCGGAGCCGCCGTCCCAGCTGCCGGGATCCGGCGCGTTACCGGTACAGGCCCGCACGGGCGACGCACCGAGGGGTTCGGGCGCGTCGAAGCCGCGCGGCAAGCGCGGGAAGGCCGGCGGCCAGGTGTCCGCCGACGCCGGCGTGTCCGCGTCCTCGGGCACGGACGCGCCGCCGCCCTCGCCCGCCCCGTCCGGGCGCGGGTCCGAGCACTCGCAGCCCTCGGCGACCGAACCCGACACGCACCGCCCCCGGCCCGCGCCCGAGGGCATCCCGATCCAGCCGGACGCCGAGCAGGGGCGGTCCGCGCGCGCCACGGGCGGCAAGGAGCGCCGCACCGGGCAGGGTGTGCCGCACGGCGGTCCGATGCCGATGCGGCGGGACGGGGACCGGCTGCGCTTCGTGGGCGCCGCGACCCGGCGGATCGCCCGGGGCATCGACCTCGACGAGATCGTGATGGGGCTGTGCCGGGCGACCGTGCCGACCTTCTCCGACGCGATCCTCGTCTATCTGCGCGACCCGCTGCCGGTCGGTGACGAGCGGCCGACGGGTCCTCTCGTGCTGCGGCTGCGCCGCACGGACCGCATTCCCGAGGAGCGGGACACCGAGAGCGGTTTCCTGCCCGCGCTGCGGCCCGAGCCGAGCGAGCTGTCGGCGCTGACGGCCGAGCTGTGCGAGGTGCGCCCGGGCGGCGCCCTCGCCGAGGTGCTGCGCGGGGTGCGGCCGGTGTTCGCGGACGCGCCCGCCGCGCGCGCCGCGCTGCCCGAACTGCTCGGGGACGATCTTCCGGTGCCGAGCGGGCAGCGCGCGATCCTCGCCCCGCTGCGCGGCCGGCGCAGGGTGATCGGGGCGGCGCTGTTCCTGCGCCGGCCCGAGCGGCTCGCCTTCGAGGCGGACGACCTGCTGGTCGCGGCCCAGCTCGCCACGCACAGCGCGCTCGGCATCGACAAGGCGGTGCTGTACGGCCGTGAGGCGTACATCGCCGACGAGCTCCAGCGCACGATGCTGCCCGAGACGCTGCCGCGGCCCACGGGGGTGCGGCTCGCGTCCCGCTATCTGCCGGCCGCGGAGACGGCCCGGGTGGGCGGTGACTGGTACGACGCGATCCCGCTGCCGGGCAGCCGTGTGGCGCTGGTCGTCGGCGACGTGATGGGCCACTCCATGACGTCGGCGGCGATCATGGGCCAGCTGCGGACGACGGCGCAGACCCTCGCGGGGCTGGATCTGCCGCCGCAGGAGGTGCTGCACCATCTCGACGAGCAGGCACAGCGGCTCGGCACCGACCGCATGGCCACCTGCCTGTACGCCGTCTACGACCCGGTGTCGCACCGGATCACGATCGCCAACGCGGGCCATCCGCCGCCGGTGCTGCTGCATCTGGGCGGGCGGGCCGAGGTGCTGCGGGTGCCGCCGGGTGCCCCCATCGGTGTGGGCGGGGTCGATTTCGAGGCGGTGGAGCTGGACGCGCCGGCCGGGGCGACGCTGCTGCTGTACACGGACGGTCTGGTCGAGTCGCGGCTGCGTGACGTCTGGACCGGGATAGAGCAGCTGCGGGAGAAGCTCGCGGCGGTCGCCGCGCTGACCGGGCCGGATCATCCGCCGCCGCTGGAAGCGCTGTGCGACGAGGTGCTCGACATGCTCGGCCCGGGCGACCGGGACGACGACATCGCGCTGCTCGCCGCGCGCTTCGACGGGATCGCGCCGAGCGATGTCGCGTACTGGTTCCTGGAACCGGAGGACGCGGCACCGGGCCGGGCCCGGCGTCTGGCCCGGCGGGCGCTGGCCCGCTGGGGCATGGAGGACATGACCGACTCGGTGGAGCTGCTGGTCAGCGAGGTCGTGACGAACGCGGTGCGGTACGCCTCGCGGCCGGTGACGCTGCGGCTGCTGCGCACCGACGTGCTGCGCTGCGAGGTCGGTGACGACGTGCCCCAGCTGCCGCGGCTGCGGCAGGCGCGGGCCACGGACGAGGGCGGCCGCGGGCTGTTCCTGGTGAACCGGCTGGCGCGGCGGTGGGGGGCGACCCGGCTGAGTACGGGAAAGGTCGTCTGGTTCGAGTTGAACCGGAACTGA
- a CDS encoding DUF402 domain-containing protein codes for MAEGGAVRRAEAGGRTAFWEPGSQILWRYRENAGEQVHICRPVTVARDDADLLAVWMAPGTECVKPVLADGSPVHAEPLESRYTKPRAVRRGRWAGTGVLKLARPGEPWSVWLFWEQGWRFKNWYVNLEAPLTRWADGVDSEDHFLDISVHPDRSWRWLDEDEFAMAQRAGLMDAQLAARVREAGWSAVDVIRAWGAPFSDGWQHWRPDPGWPVPVLPDDWDRTPAHVSS; via the coding sequence ATGGCAGAGGGTGGAGCGGTGAGACGAGCGGAAGCGGGCGGACGGACGGCGTTCTGGGAGCCCGGAAGCCAGATCCTGTGGCGGTACCGGGAGAACGCCGGGGAGCAGGTCCACATCTGCCGGCCGGTGACGGTCGCCCGGGACGACGCCGACCTGCTCGCGGTGTGGATGGCGCCGGGCACCGAGTGCGTGAAGCCCGTGCTCGCCGACGGTTCGCCGGTGCACGCGGAACCGCTGGAGTCGCGCTACACGAAGCCCCGCGCGGTGCGGCGCGGCCGCTGGGCCGGGACCGGGGTGCTGAAGCTGGCGCGGCCGGGCGAGCCCTGGTCGGTGTGGCTGTTCTGGGAACAGGGCTGGCGTTTCAAGAACTGGTACGTGAACCTGGAGGCTCCGCTGACCCGTTGGGCGGACGGGGTGGACTCCGAGGACCATTTCCTCGACATCTCGGTGCACCCGGACCGCAGTTGGCGCTGGCTCGACGAGGACGAATTCGCCATGGCGCAGCGGGCCGGTCTGATGGATGCTCAACTGGCGGCGCGAGTGAGGGAAGCGGGGTGGTCGGCGGTGGACGTGATCCGTGCCTGGGGCGCGCCGTTCTCGGACGGATGGCAGCACTGGAGGCCCGATCCGGGCTGGCCGGTTCCTGTTCTGCCGGATGACTGGGACCGTACGCCCGCGCACGTGTCCTCATGA